From the genome of Rathayibacter sp. VKM Ac-2759, one region includes:
- a CDS encoding META domain-containing protein has protein sequence MIRRALSASAVLALALGLAGCAEGSGVDAMSAPAPEDLVGRWVTGVAYDSPEVPFLLIAGDGTWTGSDGCNGAQGEWSIDAEGALTVEAGMSTQIACDGVALPAIFTESAMASIDGGRLRLFDDAGATTVKLARSTTDEAPTTAPDPAGE, from the coding sequence ATGATCCGCCGCGCGCTCAGTGCGTCCGCGGTGCTCGCGCTCGCGCTCGGCCTGGCCGGCTGCGCCGAGGGCTCCGGAGTCGACGCCATGTCGGCCCCCGCGCCCGAGGACCTGGTCGGCCGCTGGGTGACCGGTGTCGCCTACGACTCGCCGGAGGTGCCCTTCCTCCTGATCGCCGGCGACGGCACCTGGACCGGGTCGGACGGCTGCAACGGCGCCCAGGGGGAGTGGTCGATCGACGCCGAGGGCGCCCTCACGGTCGAGGCCGGCATGAGCACGCAGATCGCCTGCGACGGAGTCGCGCTGCCCGCGATCTTCACCGAGTCGGCGATGGCCTCGATCGACGGCGGACGCCTCCGCCTCTTCGACGACGCCGGTGCGACCACGGTGAAGCTCGCCCGCTCGACCACCGACGAGGCCCCGACGACGGCCCCCGACCCCGCCGGCGAGTAG